In a genomic window of Allomeiothermus silvanus DSM 9946:
- a CDS encoding DUF456 domain-containing protein, giving the protein MNPLADWLFVVLWLVGVLGTFIPILPATLIILGAALLHELLVGFSELSRGVWIGLVGLTALVFLVDNLAGLLGARRYGASRAGVWGAFFGGLLGIFILPPLGLFVMPFVGAWVGEVVAGRPMEAALQAAWGTVVGMFAGMLGKFLIHVAMGILVLRAIF; this is encoded by the coding sequence GTGAACCCCTTGGCTGATTGGCTCTTCGTAGTCTTGTGGTTGGTGGGGGTACTTGGGACTTTTATTCCGATCCTCCCAGCGACCCTTATCATCTTGGGGGCAGCCCTCCTCCACGAGTTGCTGGTGGGATTCTCCGAACTTTCTCGGGGGGTGTGGATCGGGTTGGTGGGGCTTACGGCCCTGGTTTTCCTGGTGGACAACCTAGCCGGGCTCTTGGGGGCGCGACGCTACGGAGCTTCTCGAGCCGGGGTTTGGGGTGCATTTTTCGGGGGGCTGCTGGGGATTTTCATCCTCCCCCCGCTGGGGCTTTTTGTGATGCCTTTTGTGGGAGCCTGGGTGGGTGAGGTGGTGGCAGGGCGGCCTATGGAAGCCGCGCTTCAGGCTGCCTGGGGTACGGTGGTGGGGATGTTTGCCGGGATGCTGGGGAAGTTCCTGATCCATGTGGCCATGGGCATCCTGGTGTTGCGGGCCATCTTTTAG
- the tatC gene encoding twin-arginine translocase subunit TatC has translation MREAPLIEHLEELRSRIIWSLVAWGITTSLAFTFRVQLLDWLKKPLDVFNATSNIKAELIVLNITEPFLTAFKVAAFGGLAFALPFIVYQIWAFIAPGLYDHERRLAVPFLLGAGFSFAAGAVFSYFVLLPFAVPFLLGFLGDVVTPQISIGMYMGQVLTFMGLMGLLFEMPVVSYLLARLGFLTSRFLISNWRIAIVLLVTLAAVITPTVDVVNLSLVALPLLLLYWISIFLVKWAERSRPKEIEEAAA, from the coding sequence ATGCGCGAAGCACCCTTGATCGAGCACCTCGAGGAGCTGCGCTCGAGGATCATCTGGTCTTTGGTGGCCTGGGGGATCACAACCAGCTTGGCTTTCACATTCCGGGTACAACTCCTGGATTGGCTCAAGAAGCCGCTGGATGTCTTCAACGCCACTAGCAACATCAAAGCCGAACTGATCGTCCTTAACATCACCGAGCCCTTCCTTACCGCTTTTAAGGTAGCGGCCTTTGGCGGTTTGGCGTTCGCCCTCCCCTTCATCGTCTATCAGATATGGGCTTTCATTGCTCCCGGTCTCTACGACCACGAGCGGCGTTTGGCGGTTCCCTTTTTGCTCGGGGCGGGTTTTAGCTTCGCCGCGGGCGCGGTGTTCTCGTATTTCGTGCTGCTCCCTTTCGCGGTGCCTTTCCTGCTGGGTTTTTTGGGAGATGTGGTGACCCCGCAAATCTCCATCGGCATGTACATGGGCCAGGTGCTGACTTTTATGGGGCTGATGGGTCTGTTGTTCGAGATGCCGGTAGTGAGCTATCTGCTAGCTCGCTTGGGGTTCCTTACCAGCCGCTTTTTGATCAGCAACTGGCGGATTGCCATCGTGTTGCTCGTCACCCTGGCAGCGGTGATTACGCCCACTGTAGACGTAGTTAACTTGTCTTTGGTGGCCTTGCCGCTGCTGTTGCTGTACTGGATTTCGATCTTCTTGGTGAAGTGGGCTGAGCGCTCGAGGCCCAAAGAAATCGAGGAGGCCGCGGCCTAA
- a CDS encoding bifunctional 3-deoxy-7-phosphoheptulonate synthase/chorismate mutase gives MDQRIQDLRREIDKINRELLRLLSERGKLVTEIGRIQTELGIPHYDPKREEEMLAYLTAENPGPYPASTIKGLFKEIFKASMSLEEAKDKQKFLYSRKVKPDDTKVRVGDVVFGNGKLLVAGPCSIESEEQMMTTAKFLAEHGVRVLRGGAFKPRTSPYGFQGMGESGLQLGRKAADAYGMVFVSEVMDTRDVELLAQYVDILQIGTRNAHNFALLKEAGKASKPVLLKRGFAQTVEEWFYAAEYILSHGNGQVILCERGIRTYEKATRNTLDLSAVVLAKQETHLPVIVDVTHAAGRTDLLAPLARAALAAGADGVHVEVHPNPKVALSDNDQQMDFAQFEKFLASIADLMPATLVR, from the coding sequence ATGGACCAACGGATACAAGACCTTCGCCGAGAAATAGACAAGATCAACCGCGAACTCTTGCGGCTGCTATCCGAGCGCGGCAAGCTCGTCACCGAGATTGGCCGCATCCAGACCGAGCTGGGTATTCCCCACTACGACCCCAAGCGTGAGGAGGAGATGCTAGCCTACCTCACCGCCGAAAACCCCGGCCCCTACCCGGCTAGCACCATCAAAGGGCTTTTCAAGGAGATCTTCAAGGCCTCGATGAGCCTTGAGGAGGCCAAGGACAAGCAGAAGTTCCTCTACTCGCGCAAGGTCAAGCCTGACGACACCAAGGTCAGGGTAGGCGATGTGGTCTTTGGCAACGGGAAATTGCTGGTAGCAGGTCCTTGCTCCATCGAATCCGAGGAGCAGATGATGACCACCGCCAAATTCCTGGCCGAGCATGGTGTGAGGGTGTTGCGGGGCGGGGCCTTCAAACCGCGCACCTCGCCGTACGGCTTCCAGGGCATGGGCGAGTCCGGGTTACAACTCGGTCGCAAAGCCGCGGACGCCTACGGCATGGTCTTCGTCAGCGAGGTGATGGATACCCGCGATGTAGAACTCTTGGCCCAGTACGTGGACATTCTCCAGATCGGCACCCGCAACGCCCATAACTTCGCTTTGCTCAAGGAGGCAGGTAAGGCCAGCAAACCAGTCCTGCTCAAGCGCGGTTTTGCCCAGACCGTTGAGGAGTGGTTCTACGCCGCTGAGTACATCCTCTCACACGGCAACGGCCAGGTGATCCTCTGCGAGCGGGGCATCCGCACCTACGAGAAGGCCACCCGCAATACCCTAGACCTCTCAGCGGTGGTGCTCGCCAAGCAGGAAACCCACCTCCCGGTGATCGTAGACGTGACCCACGCAGCAGGCCGTACCGACTTGCTGGCCCCGCTGGCCCGGGCAGCCTTGGCGGCTGGGGCCGATGGTGTCCACGTTGAGGTGCATCCCAACCCCAAGGTGGCCCTTTCCGACAACGACCAGCAGATGGACTTCGCCCAGTTCGAGAAGTTCTTGGCTTCGATTGCTGATTTGATGCCCGCAACCTTGGTGCGCTAA
- a CDS encoding Sec-independent protein translocase subunit TatA/TatB: protein MNLGMPEILIILVVALLLFGPRKLPELGRSLGQSIREFKKGAQSIREEFESTVNLDEKPKPVTTPAARPEEPAPTPENKA, encoded by the coding sequence ATGAACCTAGGAATGCCTGAGATCCTGATCATCCTGGTGGTAGCCCTGCTGCTCTTTGGGCCACGCAAGCTGCCCGAGCTGGGTCGTAGCCTGGGCCAGTCCATCCGCGAGTTCAAGAAGGGGGCCCAGAGCATCCGCGAGGAGTTCGAGAGTACCGTGAACCTGGACGAGAAGCCGAAGCCCGTAACCACCCCCGCCGCCAGGCCAGAAGAGCCCGCCCCCACCCCCGAGAACAAAGCTTAG
- a CDS encoding glutaredoxin family protein translates to MSDKLDIHSDSRAESCMGYVLVSRRGCHLCEDAEQALKAASLPYHWRDVDADPDLRGYTFRVPVLLHGGKVVLEGWITHDKLMRALNRIEEC, encoded by the coding sequence ATGTCGGACAAACTCGATATTCATAGCGATAGCCGGGCAGAGAGCTGCATGGGCTACGTGCTGGTCTCCCGCCGGGGCTGTCACCTCTGTGAGGATGCCGAACAAGCCCTCAAAGCAGCCTCATTGCCCTACCACTGGCGGGACGTAGATGCCGATCCAGACTTGCGCGGCTATACTTTTCGGGTTCCCGTGTTGCTGCATGGGGGAAAAGTGGTTTTAGAAGGATGGATCACCCACGATAAACTGATGAGAGCGTTGAACCGGATAGAGGAGTGTTGA
- the glmU gene encoding bifunctional UDP-N-acetylglucosamine diphosphorylase/glucosamine-1-phosphate N-acetyltransferase GlmU, whose protein sequence is MGHAVVILAAGLGTRMKSKLPKMLHPLLGKPMVAYAVETALESGAERVVVVLGHGAEEVRQALKGYPLEYVVQERQLGTAHALLQARPLLEDYPGPIVLRQGDTPLARAETIINLVKALETSDLVLLTVKMADPTGMGRIIRDADGEIIANVEEKDANLAQRAIKEVNAGVYAFRKEVWAALEQIDNRNAAGEYYLPDLIRIYRAMGKHVRGLESNDPGELLGVNTRSQLAQVEAILLTRLRQQWMDRGVRMIQPETIYLEPSVELAPDVTLWPGVILRGATKIGEGCEIGAYSVLTDMELEPGVTLRPNVVAEKSLIKSGADAGPFARFRPGVVLEEGVHVGNFVEMKATRMRRGAKAGHVAYLGDADIGEDSNIGAGTITANYDGKQKHRTIVGRGVFIGSNTTLIAPIKIADGAYVAGGSTLNQDVPEDALAIARERQRNIEGYVKRKRGQAQ, encoded by the coding sequence ATGGGTCATGCCGTCGTAATCTTGGCTGCGGGTTTGGGTACCCGCATGAAATCTAAACTTCCCAAGATGCTCCATCCGTTACTAGGCAAGCCGATGGTAGCCTATGCGGTGGAAACCGCTCTCGAAAGCGGCGCTGAGCGGGTGGTGGTGGTGCTCGGCCACGGGGCGGAAGAAGTGCGCCAGGCCCTCAAGGGCTACCCGCTGGAATACGTTGTTCAGGAGCGCCAACTGGGCACTGCTCATGCCTTGCTGCAGGCCCGCCCCCTGCTTGAGGACTACCCCGGCCCCATCGTGCTGCGGCAGGGGGATACCCCTTTAGCCCGCGCCGAGACCATAATTAATCTGGTCAAGGCCCTCGAGACCTCCGACCTGGTACTCCTCACCGTGAAGATGGCCGACCCCACCGGGATGGGCCGCATCATCCGCGACGCTGACGGCGAGATCATCGCCAACGTCGAGGAAAAAGATGCCAACTTGGCCCAGCGAGCCATCAAGGAGGTGAACGCTGGGGTCTATGCCTTTCGCAAAGAGGTGTGGGCGGCGCTCGAGCAAATCGACAACCGCAACGCTGCGGGGGAGTACTATCTGCCAGATCTGATTCGCATCTACCGGGCCATGGGCAAGCACGTCAGGGGGCTGGAGTCCAACGATCCCGGCGAGCTTTTGGGGGTCAACACCCGCTCCCAACTAGCCCAGGTGGAGGCCATCTTGCTCACACGGTTGCGGCAGCAGTGGATGGACCGGGGGGTGCGGATGATCCAGCCGGAAACCATCTACCTCGAGCCCAGCGTCGAGCTAGCCCCTGACGTGACCCTTTGGCCGGGGGTGATCCTGCGCGGAGCGACCAAGATTGGCGAGGGCTGCGAGATCGGGGCCTACTCGGTGCTCACCGATATGGAACTCGAGCCCGGCGTCACCCTCCGCCCTAACGTGGTAGCCGAGAAGTCTCTCATCAAAAGTGGAGCCGACGCTGGGCCTTTTGCCCGCTTTAGGCCAGGGGTGGTGCTCGAGGAGGGAGTCCACGTGGGGAACTTCGTGGAGATGAAAGCTACCCGCATGCGCCGTGGGGCCAAGGCCGGACACGTGGCGTACTTGGGCGATGCCGACATCGGTGAGGACTCCAACATCGGGGCTGGAACCATCACCGCCAACTATGACGGGAAACAAAAACACCGCACCATCGTGGGGCGGGGAGTATTTATCGGCTCTAACACCACGTTGATCGCTCCCATCAAGATCGCGGACGGAGCGTACGTGGCAGGCGGGAGTACCCTCAACCAGGATGTCCCCGAAGACGCCTTGGCCATCGCCCGCGAGCGCCAGCGCAATATCGAAGGTTATGTAAAACGCAAGCGGGGCCAAGCTCAATAG
- the lgt gene encoding prolipoprotein diacylglyceryl transferase, whose product MDPTMIEIGPFRIAWYGFFLTVAIFAGFEVAKRILKRWSFDPNQFEQAAFWAVVWGVVGARIGYVITSPGEFVRNPVEALYIWHGGLSFHGAIIGGVLVFYYYYRRYGYPIMAYLDASMPGVAIGIMAGRLGNFMNGSDTVGRLTNLPIGFTWPQSATGFPGICKSTNDLAFGGCLGEIVRGPVHLTQIYGLLIGLVLLFLAFYWIRQNRPLGYVFWQFVLWYSVLRSVFEETFRLNPLWWRVYENDQIGIGFFTATQLISIPLVILAIIMLRRLPKGERQPASVATPAVPATKPNAQAKPKRKG is encoded by the coding sequence ATGGACCCTACCATGATCGAAATCGGGCCGTTCCGTATAGCCTGGTACGGCTTCTTCCTGACAGTGGCGATATTTGCCGGCTTCGAGGTCGCCAAGCGCATCCTTAAGCGCTGGAGCTTCGACCCCAACCAATTTGAGCAGGCCGCTTTCTGGGCGGTGGTATGGGGGGTAGTTGGGGCTCGGATAGGCTATGTCATCACCAGCCCGGGCGAGTTCGTGCGCAACCCGGTAGAGGCCCTGTATATCTGGCATGGCGGGCTCTCCTTTCACGGGGCTATCATCGGCGGGGTGCTAGTCTTCTACTACTATTACCGTCGCTACGGTTACCCCATAATGGCTTATCTGGACGCGTCCATGCCGGGGGTAGCGATTGGTATCATGGCCGGGCGGCTGGGAAATTTCATGAACGGCTCCGACACGGTGGGCCGCTTGACCAACCTCCCCATCGGCTTCACCTGGCCGCAGAGCGCTACTGGTTTTCCCGGAATTTGCAAATCCACCAATGACTTGGCCTTTGGCGGCTGTCTGGGCGAGATCGTGCGGGGGCCGGTGCACCTCACCCAGATCTATGGACTCTTGATCGGATTAGTACTTCTCTTTCTGGCGTTTTACTGGATCCGCCAGAACCGGCCTTTGGGCTATGTGTTCTGGCAGTTCGTGTTGTGGTATAGCGTGCTCCGCTCGGTGTTCGAGGAGACTTTCCGGCTCAACCCCCTGTGGTGGCGGGTCTACGAAAATGACCAAATCGGTATTGGGTTCTTCACCGCAACCCAGCTTATCTCTATCCCGCTCGTCATCCTGGCGATCATCATGCTCCGTCGCTTGCCCAAGGGCGAGCGCCAGCCTGCTTCGGTGGCGACCCCGGCAGTTCCAGCCACCAAGCCGAATGCCCAGGCTAAGCCGAAGCGGAAGGGGTAG